In Microvenator marinus, one genomic interval encodes:
- a CDS encoding DUF4340 domain-containing protein yields MKKGTLIAIGVLLGLLAVFFLTRESPQTKVAAPHVIKSVEGLARIELTRPLEDGKELVVLEKSDDGWQMTKPVESPLAASVLEKLEVFNSDIRTDDLRISADKVAEYGLGEDVVTVALFTSDGSAAAREFGVGQTVSVENTGAKRTFILSNEKPYRAQAALDFLKEPVADLRSKEIFRSERELLTEFVLNKGETRFALRKPESGWEMEDKSMPVENSVVSSFVNTLTNLNAVGFSDRPAAEVGLEPPQYLINAKFGDSFARIALSQVGDEYFAQRLGNPTIYKISKFNADSLMLDELKLRNRVAQEFDTKDIKTIEFAGEDRVVLSKSGEEWTTLRPERKSVNQDKVKGHLTTISRLRASRFENVELGDVGLSRPEKSVIVRTNSDAFELLIGSEVEGSEDVWAKWKHQDLIWVMPKFVLDKLAPKIGDFEES; encoded by the coding sequence ATGAAAAAAGGAACACTCATAGCGATTGGGGTGCTCTTGGGGCTCCTGGCAGTCTTCTTCTTGACCCGAGAGTCGCCTCAAACGAAGGTCGCAGCCCCCCATGTCATCAAGAGCGTAGAGGGATTGGCGCGCATTGAACTCACAAGGCCACTTGAAGATGGCAAAGAGCTCGTGGTCTTGGAGAAATCCGACGATGGCTGGCAGATGACCAAACCCGTTGAATCACCGCTGGCAGCGTCCGTGCTGGAGAAGCTGGAGGTGTTCAATTCCGATATTCGAACTGACGACCTGAGAATCTCGGCGGACAAAGTCGCGGAGTACGGCCTCGGAGAGGACGTGGTCACGGTGGCGCTCTTCACCTCCGATGGCAGTGCGGCTGCGCGGGAGTTTGGGGTGGGGCAGACGGTGAGCGTGGAGAATACCGGAGCAAAACGAACCTTCATTCTCTCCAACGAAAAGCCCTATCGAGCGCAAGCTGCGTTGGACTTTCTGAAAGAGCCGGTCGCTGATTTGCGATCCAAAGAAATCTTTAGATCAGAGCGAGAGCTACTGACCGAGTTTGTGCTCAACAAAGGCGAAACTAGATTTGCGCTTCGTAAGCCTGAAAGTGGTTGGGAGATGGAGGATAAGTCGATGCCGGTCGAGAATTCGGTCGTGTCGAGCTTCGTTAACACGCTGACGAATCTGAACGCCGTGGGATTTTCGGATAGGCCCGCCGCGGAGGTGGGGCTTGAGCCACCTCAGTATCTGATCAATGCCAAGTTTGGGGATTCCTTCGCTCGGATTGCACTCTCCCAAGTAGGCGATGAGTACTTTGCTCAGCGACTCGGAAACCCAACCATCTACAAGATTTCAAAATTCAATGCGGATAGCCTGATGCTGGATGAGTTGAAGTTGAGAAACCGCGTGGCACAAGAGTTCGACACGAAAGACATCAAGACCATTGAGTTTGCCGGCGAGGATAGGGTGGTGCTTTCCAAGAGCGGGGAAGAGTGGACGACGCTTCGGCCTGAGAGAAAGAGTGTGAATCAAGACAAGGTCAAGGGGCATCTCACCACGATTTCGCGGCTTCGGGCGTCGAGATTTGAAAATGTTGAACTGGGTGACGTCGGGCTTAGCCGGCCCGAGAAGTCGGTGATTGTGCGAACAAACTCAGATGCGTTTGAGCTTTTGATCGGCAGTGAGGTCGAGGGAAGTGAAGACGTCTGGGCAAAGTGGAAGCATCAAGATTTGATCTGGGTCATGCCGAAATTCGTATTGGATAAGCTGGCACCCAAAATTGGTGATTTTGAAGAATCGTAG
- a CDS encoding ABC transporter permease codes for MQKIYFVWKREVSAYFSSVVAYVVAVLFLLITGALFWLNYFQELNLLSLRPYFNQAPLFLAFFAPAITMGLLATEKRSGTLQLMMTMPVSDFQIVTGKFLAALTLLGVVFLMTLPYPITLSQLGDLDWGATIAGYVGLLLLGGAYAAIGIMASSWTQDQVVAILIAFSISFFLYLIDQLVGQPTGGMAYAVQYLSTNFHFQNIARGVIDLRDVIYYLSVITVSLVVAQASIASRRW; via the coding sequence ATGCAGAAGATTTATTTTGTGTGGAAACGGGAAGTTAGCGCCTATTTCAGCTCGGTAGTGGCCTATGTGGTGGCCGTGCTCTTTCTATTGATCACAGGAGCGCTCTTTTGGCTGAACTACTTCCAAGAACTCAACCTTTTGTCCCTGCGACCCTACTTCAACCAGGCTCCACTCTTCTTGGCCTTCTTTGCGCCAGCCATCACGATGGGATTGCTGGCCACTGAAAAGCGCTCGGGAACGCTCCAGCTCATGATGACCATGCCGGTCTCGGACTTTCAGATCGTGACTGGGAAGTTCCTCGCTGCGCTCACGCTTTTAGGCGTAGTCTTCTTGATGACTCTTCCCTATCCAATCACGCTTTCTCAGTTGGGAGATTTGGATTGGGGAGCGACCATCGCGGGGTACGTGGGGCTCCTCCTTTTGGGCGGGGCGTATGCGGCCATTGGAATCATGGCGTCGAGTTGGACTCAGGATCAGGTGGTCGCCATTCTGATCGCGTTTTCGATTTCGTTCTTCCTCTATTTGATAGACCAACTCGTGGGGCAACCTACGGGTGGCATGGCGTACGCCGTTCAGTACCTTTCAACGAATTTTCATTTTCAAAATATTGCCCGTGGAGTCATCGACCTAAGAGATGTGATTTATTACCTCTCGGTGATCACGGTTTCCCTTGTAGTGGCGCAGGCATCCATTGCCTCGCGTCGATGGTGA
- the gshB gene encoding glutathione synthase, producing the protein MRIAFVMDPIEAVNIDADTTFALMLAAQERGHDVFYVRMQDMYARGNEAWSRVVRVNLKRVKGAHFEFGVESDMALHELDVIFMRKDPPFDIAYLHAVHLLELAQELGALVMNSPDGLRAANEKLYALHFPEATPTTLVSKSARIIRQFAADQGGRCIIKPLDGHGGEGVFMLDLEDRNASALLEVMTRHETEYLMCQTYLPAARKGDKRILMLDGEPMGAILRVPQEKDHRGNIHVGGRVEKTDLSPRDLEICQMVGPRLREDGLYFVGLDVIGDYLTEVNVTSPTGIQEMSRLNGVDGPAEVIRWMEDRRAQ; encoded by the coding sequence ATGCGAATAGCCTTTGTGATGGACCCTATCGAAGCGGTCAATATCGACGCGGACACGACCTTTGCGCTGATGTTGGCGGCCCAAGAGCGCGGACACGATGTCTTCTATGTGCGAATGCAAGACATGTATGCGCGTGGAAACGAGGCGTGGTCTAGGGTTGTTCGCGTAAATTTGAAGCGGGTCAAGGGAGCTCATTTTGAATTCGGCGTAGAGTCCGACATGGCGCTTCATGAGCTCGATGTCATATTCATGCGCAAGGACCCTCCCTTTGATATCGCCTATCTGCACGCCGTTCACTTGCTCGAGCTCGCCCAAGAGCTTGGTGCTCTCGTGATGAACTCTCCGGACGGCTTGAGAGCGGCCAACGAGAAGCTCTACGCCCTGCATTTCCCCGAGGCAACTCCTACGACTCTGGTGTCCAAGTCGGCGCGCATCATTCGGCAATTTGCGGCAGATCAGGGCGGGCGTTGTATCATCAAGCCCTTGGATGGGCACGGTGGTGAAGGTGTCTTCATGCTCGATTTGGAGGACCGCAACGCCAGTGCGCTCCTCGAAGTGATGACCCGCCATGAAACTGAGTATCTGATGTGCCAAACCTACCTGCCCGCAGCGCGGAAAGGGGATAAACGCATCTTGATGCTAGATGGAGAGCCGATGGGAGCCATTCTGCGCGTGCCACAAGAGAAGGACCACCGAGGCAATATCCACGTGGGTGGTCGTGTGGAAAAGACCGACTTGAGCCCGCGAGATCTGGAGATTTGCCAGATGGTCGGGCCGCGTCTACGCGAGGACGGGCTCTATTTTGTGGGGCTTGATGTGATCGGCGACTATCTGACCGAGGTCAACGTCACAAGTCCAACCGGTATTCAGGAGATGAGTCGCCTCAACGGGGTCGACGGGCCAGCCGAGGTCATTCGCTGGATGGAAGATAGACGGGCGCAATAA
- the pckA gene encoding phosphoenolpyruvate carboxykinase (ATP): MPQSLLEKYGFRNKKILRNAPPAVLYEEAVKFEAGTVISDTGALVALSGEKTGRSPNDKRVVKNADSEKDVWWGKINVALEEHVFMLNRQRALDYIDLRERVYVFDGFAGWDPDHQIKVRIIATRAYHALFMHNMLIRPTAEQLENFGEPDFVIFNAGVFPANPYTEGMTSSTSISMNFERGEMVILGTEYAGEMKKGIFTLMNYLMPKKGVLSMHCSANEGDTPDDVAIFFGLSGTGKTTLSADPKRKLIGDDEHCWTDGGVFNIEGGCYAKTIDLSEEKEPDIYRAIRFGAVLENVVVEPSTRAVDYHDSSITQNTRTSYPIEHISNAKIPCVGGHPKNIIFLTADAFGVLPPVSRLSPEQAMYHFISGYTAKVAGTEMGVTEPQATFSACFGAAFLVWPPTKYAEMLAEKMRKHGAKAWLVNTGWTGGPYGVGKRIDLPSTRAIIDAIHSGALNDIGTTVDPFFGVHVPKEVPRVKTELLTPRMTWADKEAYDKTAKKLVDLFKSNFHQYEGFASAEILAAAPNY; this comes from the coding sequence ATGCCACAATCATTGCTCGAAAAGTATGGGTTTCGTAACAAGAAGATTCTTCGCAACGCTCCGCCCGCGGTTCTCTACGAAGAAGCAGTCAAGTTCGAAGCTGGAACCGTAATATCCGACACCGGCGCACTCGTCGCGCTTTCAGGCGAGAAGACGGGCCGAAGTCCAAACGACAAACGGGTCGTCAAGAATGCGGATAGCGAGAAAGATGTCTGGTGGGGCAAGATCAACGTCGCCCTCGAAGAGCACGTCTTCATGCTCAATCGTCAGCGAGCGCTCGACTACATTGACCTGCGTGAGCGGGTTTATGTCTTTGACGGCTTTGCAGGATGGGATCCTGATCACCAGATCAAGGTCCGAATCATCGCGACGCGCGCCTACCATGCGCTCTTCATGCACAATATGTTGATCCGGCCTACCGCCGAGCAGCTTGAAAACTTTGGCGAGCCCGATTTCGTCATATTCAATGCAGGCGTGTTCCCGGCCAATCCTTATACCGAAGGGATGACCAGCTCGACCTCGATCTCGATGAACTTCGAGCGTGGTGAAATGGTCATTCTTGGGACCGAATATGCAGGCGAGATGAAGAAGGGGATTTTCACCCTCATGAATTATCTCATGCCCAAAAAGGGCGTGTTGAGCATGCACTGCTCGGCGAACGAAGGCGATACCCCTGATGACGTGGCGATTTTCTTCGGCCTGTCCGGAACGGGAAAGACCACGCTGAGCGCCGATCCAAAGCGCAAGCTCATCGGAGATGATGAGCATTGTTGGACAGATGGCGGTGTCTTCAATATCGAAGGTGGATGTTACGCAAAGACCATCGACCTGAGCGAGGAGAAGGAGCCAGACATCTATCGAGCGATTCGATTTGGTGCGGTCCTTGAGAACGTAGTCGTAGAGCCTTCCACGCGTGCCGTGGATTATCACGATTCGTCGATCACTCAGAATACCCGTACGTCGTATCCAATCGAGCATATTTCGAACGCAAAGATTCCGTGTGTGGGCGGACACCCGAAGAATATCATCTTCCTTACGGCAGATGCATTCGGTGTGCTTCCTCCGGTGAGCAGGCTCTCTCCGGAGCAGGCGATGTATCACTTCATCAGCGGCTATACGGCAAAGGTCGCCGGTACCGAGATGGGTGTGACGGAGCCTCAGGCTACCTTCTCGGCCTGCTTTGGTGCGGCTTTCCTTGTTTGGCCTCCCACAAAGTACGCGGAGATGCTCGCCGAGAAAATGCGCAAGCATGGCGCGAAGGCGTGGTTGGTTAATACCGGATGGACCGGCGGCCCTTATGGCGTTGGCAAGCGTATCGATTTGCCGAGCACCCGCGCCATCATCGACGCCATCCATAGCGGCGCCCTCAACGATATCGGGACTACGGTTGACCCGTTCTTTGGCGTTCACGTTCCGAAGGAAGTTCCACGGGTCAAAACTGAACTTCTTACGCCTCGGATGACCTGGGCAGATAAAGAAGCCTACGATAAGACGGCTAAGAAGCTAGTGGATCTCTTCAAGAGCAATTTCCACCAATACGAAGGTTTTGCGAGTGCAGAAATTTTGGCCGCGGCGCCGAACTACTAA
- a CDS encoding RCC1 domain-containing protein → MGEDPLVTPDMSGPDFTQDMPGTPDFGQDMPADAAPDLDMAQDMNVPDLAPDAEMDASHDMPEDAAPDASGCIPECGARSVCENNVCVDICQVTAAECGVAQYSGASADCGTCGVSEACVQNSCDNVCQAAGMSCGELVFDGQLVNCAPCTGYCNSGSCISGGIWGAVAGFSHTCAWNSNQRALCWGSNAAQELGLGSSAPASEPTPTQLATTGVLEISTRAQNSCLRTATSVRCWGPNDFGQIGDGTQSPRNQPTLVSGLGQTLSISVGGGFACALMPDRTVRCWGTNAQGQLGIGSSDQFRTTPAQVQGLTDVAQIATGTAHTCALKIDGSVWCWGWNEDGQLSGTNGLSRFPVGVSALQDMKSIGLGNYHSCAVSQADELYCWGRGAQGQIGDGTLTSAQRTPVKLSLVNVLKVSAGASHTCAVMENGALRCWGENSDGQLGNGTTTRSSSPVLVGGLSGISSVSGGAYHTCATRTNGQLYCWGRSDFGQIGDGTTTRKLSPVQIF, encoded by the coding sequence GTGGGCGAGGATCCTCTCGTCACACCTGACATGTCGGGGCCGGACTTCACTCAGGATATGCCTGGTACGCCTGATTTTGGTCAGGACATGCCGGCGGACGCCGCGCCCGATCTCGATATGGCGCAGGATATGAACGTCCCCGATTTGGCTCCCGACGCCGAGATGGACGCCTCACATGATATGCCTGAAGACGCTGCGCCAGATGCCTCAGGGTGTATACCTGAGTGTGGTGCACGGTCGGTATGTGAAAACAATGTGTGCGTGGACATCTGTCAGGTCACAGCTGCCGAGTGCGGAGTAGCTCAGTACAGTGGCGCTTCGGCAGATTGTGGAACGTGTGGCGTGTCCGAAGCCTGCGTCCAAAACTCTTGTGATAATGTGTGCCAGGCGGCCGGCATGAGTTGTGGAGAGCTCGTTTTTGATGGGCAGTTGGTGAACTGTGCGCCTTGCACGGGATATTGCAACTCGGGTTCCTGCATTAGTGGAGGGATTTGGGGCGCAGTCGCAGGCTTTTCACACACCTGCGCGTGGAACTCCAATCAACGAGCTTTGTGCTGGGGGAGTAATGCCGCCCAAGAGCTTGGGCTCGGGTCAAGCGCGCCTGCGAGCGAGCCCACACCTACTCAGCTCGCCACGACTGGCGTGCTGGAGATATCGACCCGCGCTCAGAATTCATGTTTGAGGACGGCGACCTCGGTTCGGTGTTGGGGGCCCAATGATTTTGGGCAAATCGGTGATGGGACTCAGAGTCCGCGAAACCAGCCGACTTTGGTCAGCGGCCTCGGCCAGACCCTAAGCATCAGTGTTGGTGGTGGATTTGCCTGTGCACTCATGCCGGATCGCACCGTTCGTTGCTGGGGTACGAACGCACAGGGGCAGCTAGGTATCGGTTCCTCGGACCAGTTTAGAACGACCCCAGCGCAAGTTCAGGGTCTGACCGATGTCGCGCAGATCGCCACGGGTACGGCGCATACGTGCGCGCTAAAAATCGACGGAAGCGTGTGGTGCTGGGGTTGGAACGAAGACGGACAGCTCAGTGGCACCAATGGTCTTTCTCGCTTTCCAGTGGGCGTCTCGGCGCTCCAAGACATGAAGAGTATTGGACTTGGGAACTATCATTCATGTGCGGTCTCTCAGGCTGATGAACTTTATTGCTGGGGACGCGGTGCTCAGGGGCAAATCGGCGACGGAACACTAACTTCTGCGCAGCGAACACCGGTCAAGTTGAGCCTGGTAAATGTCCTAAAGGTGAGTGCTGGGGCTTCGCACACCTGCGCGGTAATGGAGAACGGAGCGTTGCGCTGTTGGGGTGAGAACAGCGACGGACAGCTCGGCAACGGGACCACCACGCGAAGTTCGTCACCGGTCCTGGTGGGCGGGCTATCCGGGATTTCGAGCGTTTCAGGTGGTGCGTATCATACGTGTGCGACTCGAACGAATGGCCAACTCTATTGCTGGGGCCGCAGCGACTTTGGGCAAATTGGCGACGGAACGACGACACGAAAGCTGAGTCCTGTACAGATTTTTTGA
- a CDS encoding ATP-binding cassette domain-containing protein: MEDNLKPSIEVDKLSKSYGDFVALDGVSFSVQPGQIVGFLGPNGAGKTTTMKILTCFMAASSGSAKVAGYDVYDESEKVREKIGYLPESVPLYEDMIVYDYLNFMAEIRGVEKSKRHGAIKRAAELTGLTHMIGREIFELSKGYRQRVGLAQAIIHEPDVVILDEPTSGLDPNQILEIRDLIKEIGREKTVIFSTHILGEVSAVCDRIILINRGKIVADGSFEELSKQVAERERGVVVRLKDLNAEKKLALKGISGVAEMVDHLGGVKLVGSDDDAIRKACLELVQNEGWELLSIDTYRPDLEEVFRALTRDDFVAPEKDDLKVAEG; this comes from the coding sequence ATGGAGGACAATCTCAAACCGAGTATCGAAGTCGATAAGCTCTCGAAATCCTACGGTGATTTTGTAGCTCTGGACGGCGTGAGTTTCAGCGTTCAGCCCGGCCAGATTGTGGGCTTTCTAGGGCCAAATGGCGCTGGAAAAACGACGACAATGAAGATTCTGACCTGCTTCATGGCGGCGAGCAGCGGCAGCGCCAAGGTTGCCGGGTATGACGTCTACGATGAGTCCGAAAAGGTGCGCGAGAAGATCGGGTATCTTCCTGAAAGTGTGCCGCTTTATGAAGATATGATCGTCTATGATTATCTGAACTTCATGGCGGAGATTCGTGGCGTCGAGAAGTCAAAGCGGCATGGCGCCATCAAGAGGGCTGCGGAGCTGACGGGCCTGACGCATATGATCGGTCGAGAGATTTTCGAGCTTTCGAAGGGCTATCGGCAACGTGTGGGGCTGGCTCAGGCGATTATTCACGAGCCAGACGTGGTGATTTTGGACGAGCCTACGAGCGGTCTAGATCCCAATCAGATTCTGGAGATCCGAGACTTGATCAAAGAGATTGGAAGGGAGAAGACGGTCATTTTCTCCACGCATATTTTGGGCGAGGTCTCGGCTGTTTGTGACCGGATCATCCTGATCAATCGCGGGAAAATTGTGGCAGATGGCTCTTTTGAAGAGCTTTCGAAACAGGTGGCCGAGCGCGAGCGCGGCGTGGTTGTTCGTCTGAAAGACTTAAACGCCGAGAAGAAGCTCGCCTTGAAGGGCATTAGTGGTGTGGCGGAGATGGTTGACCATTTGGGTGGAGTAAAGCTCGTGGGCAGCGATGATGACGCTATCAGAAAGGCTTGCCTCGAACTCGTGCAGAACGAGGGGTGGGAATTGTTGTCCATCGATACGTATCGACCAGACCTCGAAGAAGTCTTCAGGGCGTTGACGCGAGATGACTTTGTGGCGCCTGAGAAGGATGACTTGAAAGTGGCGGAGGGCTAG
- a CDS encoding GldG family protein has product MAEKKRIITGGNAVAVVVITIISAVVLNLIMARVPVPFDLTENKIFTLSDASKEVVGNLEEPVEVKVFISSDMPPPFHTLAQQVNDLLADYQSASGGKLTYQIIQPSSDDEEAEEAARGFGIEKVGIGTESEDEVALRAVYKGVAFVMGDKVEVIADLRTTGSVEFDNFEYDFTKALMNLTLKESRKLAFASGFGGPGSQPGFAEGIRPTFKQLYGDLVEVSVEDISDGEVAEDIDALVILNFSEPVSAKGKFAIDQFLQRGGSVGWYQSASGLDEQLMRQFAQQMGPNARMPDIRRPLNHGLEDLFKVYGIELRKDTVLDRKNALALGLVMTEQGLARVSHPASFLMTDIDRELPFTRDIYAIGMPAPSSMVLLPSVAESKDLEGFEVVRTSDVAVRRPTPPQSLNYQDLSQPAADESPGPFVVAAALQGELPSWLESNPIPEGMSEENVVKEKKPARVLVVGSADFFQPNPQLGFNEQLAGFGGQFLISSLEWLVQDNALTNIRGKSLPRLIGDVPKSEQRRVQLMNIVFVPLFFGVLGWTILQLRRRRKDKIIL; this is encoded by the coding sequence ATGGCAGAGAAAAAACGAATCATAACAGGTGGTAACGCGGTAGCCGTGGTGGTTATCACGATCATCAGTGCCGTCGTTCTGAACTTGATCATGGCCCGCGTCCCGGTTCCTTTCGATCTTACTGAGAACAAGATTTTCACGCTCAGTGACGCAAGCAAAGAGGTCGTCGGAAACCTGGAAGAACCGGTAGAGGTCAAGGTCTTCATATCTAGCGATATGCCGCCGCCATTTCACACCTTGGCTCAGCAGGTCAACGACCTTTTGGCTGACTATCAGAGCGCATCTGGGGGCAAGCTAACCTATCAGATCATCCAGCCAAGCTCGGACGATGAGGAGGCCGAGGAGGCCGCTCGAGGTTTCGGAATTGAGAAGGTCGGCATCGGTACCGAGTCGGAAGACGAAGTCGCGCTCAGGGCCGTCTACAAAGGCGTGGCCTTTGTGATGGGAGATAAGGTCGAAGTCATTGCGGACCTCAGAACCACGGGGTCCGTCGAGTTCGACAATTTTGAGTATGACTTTACGAAGGCGTTGATGAACCTCACGCTCAAGGAGTCCCGAAAACTAGCGTTTGCGTCTGGGTTCGGTGGACCTGGTTCGCAGCCCGGATTTGCAGAAGGTATTCGGCCAACCTTCAAGCAGCTTTATGGGGATTTGGTCGAAGTATCTGTCGAGGATATTTCAGACGGAGAGGTTGCCGAGGATATCGATGCACTGGTCATTCTCAACTTTTCGGAGCCTGTATCGGCCAAGGGGAAATTTGCGATCGACCAGTTCCTGCAACGGGGAGGTAGCGTCGGTTGGTACCAAAGTGCCAGCGGATTGGATGAGCAACTGATGCGTCAGTTTGCCCAACAAATGGGGCCAAACGCGCGCATGCCGGATATCAGGCGACCCCTGAATCATGGGCTTGAAGACCTCTTTAAGGTCTACGGAATTGAGCTTCGAAAAGACACCGTGCTCGATAGGAAGAACGCGCTTGCACTCGGTCTGGTGATGACCGAGCAAGGACTTGCGCGCGTGAGTCATCCGGCGTCTTTCCTGATGACGGATATCGATAGAGAGCTTCCATTTACCCGCGATATCTACGCCATCGGCATGCCTGCTCCGTCGAGTATGGTGCTCTTGCCGAGCGTGGCGGAGTCTAAAGACCTGGAAGGTTTTGAGGTTGTTAGGACTTCCGACGTGGCGGTACGAAGACCTACACCACCGCAATCACTGAACTACCAAGACCTTTCTCAGCCTGCCGCTGACGAAAGCCCCGGCCCCTTTGTTGTGGCGGCCGCCCTTCAAGGTGAACTGCCGAGCTGGCTCGAGTCCAATCCGATTCCAGAGGGAATGAGCGAGGAGAACGTGGTCAAGGAAAAGAAGCCTGCCCGCGTGTTGGTCGTGGGTAGTGCCGACTTCTTCCAGCCCAACCCACAACTGGGTTTCAACGAACAACTCGCCGGTTTCGGAGGGCAATTCTTGATCTCGAGTTTGGAGTGGTTGGTTCAGGACAACGCGCTCACCAATATCCGAGGAAAGTCGCTTCCACGGTTGATTGGCGACGTGCCGAAGTCTGAACAGCGCCGTGTGCAGCTGATGAATATTGTCTTTGTACCACTTTTCTTTGGTGTGCTCGGTTGGACAATTTTGCAGCTTCGTCGCCGGCGCAAAGACAAGATTATTCTCTAG